The window TTTGAAGAATTTTGTTCAAAAGCAGAATGACCATATTGGTCATATAGTTTTCTTTTTTTAGAATCACTTAAGATTTCATATGCTTCTTTAATTTCTTTAAATTTTTTTTCTGCTTGCTTATTACCTTGGTTTTTATCGGGATGGTATTTCATAGCAAGTTTTTTATAAGCTCTTTTAATATTTAAAGTATTTGCCGTATTAGATATATTCAATGTTTGATAGTAATCTTTTTTCATATAATTTTCTTCTGTCTAATAATTTAAATACTTAACGGGTGTGAAATTAGAGTATTATTACACCCGTTAGGACATCTTAAAAATAATAAAATTTATAATTTTTTTTATATATTAAAAACATTATAGAATTATTTTTTTGGTTTTTCTTTAATTTCTTCAAATTCAGCATCAGTTACTGTTTCATTATTTTTTTTTGTAGGTTTTTTTTCTGAAGAATTTTGAGTTGTTTGTTCTAAATTATTAAATTTAGAATTTAATTGTAATATTATTTTAATATTTTTTTCTATTTCTTCTTTATTTTCTTTTTGTAAAGTCTCATCTAAAATTTTTAATGCGTTTTCAATTTCAGTTTTGTCTTGATCTGATAATAAATTTTTATATTTTTCTAATTGAGTTTTGGTACTATGAGAAATTTGATCTCCTTGATTTCTAATTTTGATTAATTCTTCAAATTGTAAGTCTTTTTCAGAATTTTCTTGCGCTTCTGTAATCATTTTTTTAATTTCATCTTCGTTTAAACCTGAAGATGCTTTAATTGTAATTTTTTGTTCTTTATTTGTAGCTTTATCTTTAGCTGAGACATGTAAAATTCCATCTGCATCTATATCAAAAGTCACTTCTATTTGTGGTATTCCTCGTGGTGCCGCTTGAATACCATCTAAATTAAATTGTCCTAAAGATTTATTATCTGAAGATCTTTTACGTTCTCCTTGTAACACATGAATAGTAACCGCAGATTGATTATCTTCAGCTGTAGAGAAAATTTGACTATGTTTAGTTGGAATTGTAGTATTTTTTCCAATTAAAGTTGTCATAACTCCTCCCATTGTCTCTATTCCTAATGATAATGGTGTTACATCTAATAATAAAACATCTTTAACATCTCCAGATAATACACCTCCTTGTACTGCTGCTCCTACTGCCACTGCTTCATCAGGATTTACATCTTTACGTGGATCTTTTCCAAAAAATTCTGCAACTTTTTTTTGGACTAAAGGCATACGAGTTTGACCACCAACTAAAATAATATCTTGAATATCAGAAATCTTTAATTTAGCATCTTTTAATGCTTTTTTTAAAGGTTTCATAGATCTAATTACTAGATCTTCTACTAAAGATTCTAACTTAGATCTTGTAACTTTAATATTTAAATGTTTCGGACCTTGAGAATTTGCTGTAATATAAGGTAAATTTACATCAGTTTGTTGAGCAGAAGAAAGTTCAATTTTAGCTTTTTCTGAAGCTTCTTTTAATCTTTGCATTGCTAAAGAATCATTTCTTAAATCAATACCTTGTTCTTTTTGGAATTCTTCAACTAAAAAATTAATTAATCGATTATCGAAATCTTCACCACCTAAATGTGTATCTCCATTAGTTGCTAAAACTTCAAATGTTTTTTCTTTATCTACATCATCAATTTCAATAATTGAAATATCAAAAGTTCCACCACCTAAATCATAGACAGCAATTATACGATTTCCTTTACCTTTATCTAATCCATATGCTAATGCAGCAGCTGTAGGTTCATTAATAATTCTTTTTACTGTTAATCCTGCTATTCTTCCGGCATCTTTTGTAGCTTGACGTTGTGCATCATTAAAATATGCTGGAACGGTTATAACTGCTTCTGATACTTTTTCTCCTAAATAATCTTCTGCAGTTTTTTTCATTTTTTTTAAAACTTCAGCAGAAATTTGTGGTGGAGCTATATTTTCATTATTAACTTTTATCCATGCATCTCCATTTTCTGATTGTGAAATTTCATAAGGCATTATTTTTATATCTCTTTGTACTTCTTCATCTTGAAATTTTCTACCAATTAATCTTTTAATAGCAAATAGAGTATTTTTGGGATTTGTTATAGCTTGTCTTTTAGCGGGTTGACCTACTAAAATTTCATTTTCACGAGTATAAGCAATTACTGAAGGAGTAGTTCTTTCTCCTTCTGAATTTTCTAATACGCGTGCTGAATTACCATCCATAATAGCAATACAAGAATTTGTAGTTCCTAGATCTATTCCAATAATTTTACTCATGATATGTTATCCTAATAATAAATCAGATTAATATATAAACATTATATGTTTATTAACTTTTAAAATTTTTATTTTTTAAAAGGAATACTATTTTAATGGGGTCATTTTATGTAGCATCAAGGGTAAAATAAAAATATAATTTTTTTAAAAAAAATGTTATAAAGTTTAAATATTTTTTTAATATTTTTAGAAATATTTTAGTTTTTTTGTAATATATTAAATATAATATAATTTTAAAATAAATATTTTAATAGATATTTAAAATTATAAAATGAATAAAATTTTATTAGAATAGGTTTCTTTATGGAAAATTATAATTTTTTATATTTTGTATTATTTAGTATTAGTTTAGGTATTTTAATTTTGTTATTAAGTTTTTTTTTAGGCGTAAAATCTATTTCTAGATATAAGAATTTTCCTTTTGAATCTGGTATGCCATCTTTGTATACTGCTAGATTTCAAATTTCTATTGAATTTTATATAATAGCAATTTTATTTGTGATTTTTGATACAGATATTTTATATTTATATACGTGGGCTATTAGTATTAAAGAATGTGGTTGGATAGGATTTTTAGAGGCAAGTTTTTTTATTATATTTTTATTAATAACTTTATTGTATTTAATACGGATTAAAATTATTTAAGCAAATTATTTTAGTATTTGAAAATTTTTAATAATTTTAATTTAGGTATTTTTTATAATATTTTAAAATGAGTATTTTATGAAATATACATTAACATCAGCTATATATAAAAATAATGCAAGAATAAAAAAAAAAAAAAATACACTAAATCCATTTAAAGAATTTATAAAAAAAAATTATTTTTTTGGAAAATTATCACAGTATTTACATAATTTAATTAATTGGGGGCGTAGAAATTCTTTATGGCCTTATAATTTTGGGTTATCTTGTTGTTATGTTGAAATGGTCAGCGCTTTTACTTCAGTACATGATATTTCACGTTTTGGATCAGAAGTATTACGTACTTCTCCTCGTCAGGCTGATTTTATTGTGATAGCAGGAACGCCATTTTTGAAAATGGTGCCTATAATACAACGTATTTATGATCAAATGTTAGAGCCTAAATGGGTAATTTCAATGGGTTCTTGTGCAAATTCAGGTGGTATGTATGATGTATATTCTGTTGTTCAAGGTGTTAATAAATTCTTACCAGTAGATGTTTATATTCCTGGTTGTCCACCTAGACCAGAAGCGTATATACAAGCTTTTATTTTATTACAAAATTTGATTAAATTTGAAAAAAGACCTTTATCCTGGATTGTAGGAGATCAAAATGTTTATCAGGCTAATATGAAATCAGAAAAGTTTAAAAGAAGAAAAAAACGTATTTTAATGAAAAATATTTAAAAAAAAATATTTTTTATTAAGAAATATTTTTAATTATAAATTTTAAGAATATATTTATTAAAGATAGTGTTATGTAAAATTTTTAGAAAATATGAAAAATATAACATGTTAATTTTTTAGTAAATTTTTAAATTTTAGAAAATTAGTGAGAATCAGTTAAAAATGTTAGAATATTTTAAAAAACCTATTATAAAGAAATTATTTCAAAGATTTGGAAAATCTTTTTTTTTCATACAAGAGACTCTTTTAGATTTTCCAGTATTATGGATTTCAAAAGACAATTTAATTCAAGTTTTAAAATTTCTTTATTTTAATCAACCTAATTCTTATAATTTTTTATTTGATTTGCATGGTGTAGATGAACGTTTACGTAAAAATAGAAAATTTTTACCGAAAGCTGATTTTTCTTTATTTTATCATATTATTTCTTTTATAGATAATAGTGATATTATGTTAAAAATTGCATTATTTGAAAAAAATTTAATAGTTCCTACAATTACTTCTATTTTTTCTAATGCAAATTGGTATGAATGTGAGATTTGGGAAATGTTTGGAATAAGATTTTGTGGTCATCCAAATTTACGTCGTATTATTATGCCTAGTTATTGGAAAGGTTTTCCTATGCGTAAAGATTATCCATGTCGTGCTACAGAAAATCAAAATTTTTTTTTAGATTCAGAATTTGAAAAAAAATCTATGGAATCTTTAAATTTTAAACCTGAATCATGGGGTTTAAAAAACATAAATACTGGATTTGAATATATGTTTTTAAATTTAGGTCCTAATCATCCTTCTTCTCATGGAGCTTTTCGAATTTTATTATTACTAGATGGAGAAAAAATTGTTAATTGTATGCCAGATATTGGGTATCATCATCGGGGAGCTGAAAAAATTGCAGAACGTCAAACTTGGCATAATTATATTCCTTATACGGATCGTATTGAATACTTAGGGGGATGTGTTAATGAAATGCCTTATATTTTAGCAGTCGAAAAATTAGCAAATATTATAGTTCCTAAAAAAGTTGAAATTATTCGTATTATGTTATCGGAATTATTTCGGATTAATAGTCATTTATTGTTTATTTCTACATTTATTCAAGATGTAGGAAGTATGAGTACAGTTTTTTTAGCATTTACTGATAGACAAAAAATTTATGATATTATAGAAATGATTACAGGTGCACGAATGCATCCTGCATGGTTTCGTATTGGGGGTGTAGCAAAAGATTTACCTAAAAAATGGCATCTAAAGCTTAAAAAATTTTTAGAGTGGATTCCTAAAAGATTAAAATTTTATACAAATATAGCGTTAAAAAATAGTATTTTAATTTCTAGATCTAAAGGAGTTGCTAGTTATATTGCAAAGGAAGCAATAGAATGGGGTATTACTGGAGCTGGTTTAAGGGCTACTGGTATAAATTTTGATGTTAGAAAATCACGTCCTTATTCTGGATATCAAAATTTTGAATTTGAAATTCCTATTGGATCAGGGATCAGTGATGCATATACTAGAGTTACTTTAAAAATGGAAGAAATATATCAAAGTTTACGAATTTTGCAGCAATGTTTAGAAAATATGCCTTCTGGACCATTTAAAGCTGATCATCCTTTAACTACACCTCAAGAAAAAAAAGAATCTTTATATAATATAGAAACTTTAATTACTCATTTTGTATCTATGTCATGGGGTATTGTTTTAAATCCAAATGAGAGTTTTCAAATGGTAGAATCTACAAAAGGTATAAATAGTTATTATTTAATTAGTGATGGGGATATTTTTAGTTATAGAACTAGAATACGGACTCCTAGTTTTCCTCATTTACAGCAAATTCCATCAGTTATTCAAGGTTTTTTAATTTCTGATTTAATTGTTTATTTAGGTAGTATTGATTTTGTGATGTCAGATGTAGATCGTTAAATGTATGTAAAATTTGAAGGTATAGGAAAATTTTATGTGTAAATTAAATACAAAAGAATTATCTCAAATAAATGAAATTAAAAAACATTATAAATACCCTCAAGCCTCTTTAATTGAAGTATTAAAAATTGTGCAAGAAAATAGAGGTTGGATTTCTGATTTTATGGTTAAAGAAATAGCGTATATTTTAGATATTTCTAGTTGTGAAGTAGATAGTGTAGCTACTTTTTATAGTCAAATTTTTAGAAAACCAGTAGGAAGAAATATTGTACGATATTGTGATAGTGTTGTATGTTTTTTAAATGGATATTTAAGTATTAAAAAAGCTTTGAAAAAAACTTTAAAAATTTCTCTTGGGCAAACAACAAAAGATTTTAGATATACATTATTACCGACTTGTTGTTTAGGAGCATGTGATCAAGGTCCAGTTTTAATGATTAATAAAGATTTAATTTGTCATGTTAAAGTAGCAATGATTCCTAAAATTTTGGATATTTATAAATGAAAAATATTAAATTAAACCCTGAAACTCATCCATTAACTTGGCGTTTAAATTCTGTTATTTCTCCAATTTGGATTCATGAATATATAAAAAAAAAAGGATATCAAGCAGTTTTAAAAACTTTAAAGAATTTTGAACCAAATGAAATTATTCAATTAGTAATTCAATCAGGCTTAAAAGGTAGAGGGGGAGCTGGATTTCCTACAGGAGTAAAATGGAATTTAATGTCAAATAATAAATTAAAAAAATCTCGTTATTTAATTTGTAATGCTGATGAAATGGAACCAGGAACTTATAAAGATCGTTTTTTATTAGAAAATTTACCTCATCAATTAATAGAGGGGATGATTATTGCTGCTTTTGCGCTAAATGTAAAGTATGGATATATATTTTTAAGAGGAGATTATTATACTGCTGAAAAAAATTTAAATAGAGCATTAAGTGAGGCTAAAAATAGCGGATATTTAGGAGATTATATTTGTAAAAGTAATTTTAGTTTTCATTTGTTTTTACATACAGGTGCTGGACGATATATTTGTGGTGAAGAAACTGCTTTAATTAATTCTTTAGAAGGAAAACGAGCTAATCCTAGATATAAACCTCCTTTTCCGGCTATATCAGGTTTATGGGGTAAACCTACATGTATAAATAATGTTGAAACTTTATCTAATATACCATCGATTATTTTGTATGGAAATACTTGGTATCATAGTTTGTCTCAGAGTGTAGATACAGGTACAAAATTGTTAGGATTTTCTGGATTAGTAAAAAAAGCAGGTTTATGGGAATTACCTTTAGGGATTACAGCTAGAGAAATTTTTGAAAAATATTCTGGTGGCATGAGATCTGGTTATATTTTAAAAGCTTGGCAACCAGGAGGCGCGGGAACTAGTTTTTTAATAAATAAACATTTAGATGTTAAGATGGATTTTATAAGTTTACAGGAAATTGGTAGTAGATTAGGTACAGGATTATCTATGGCCATAGATACTTCAGTAAATATGATATCATTATTAATAAATTTAGAAACGTTTTTTGCTCGTGAATCTTGTGGTTTTTGTACTCCTTGTCGAGATGGATTACCTTGGGTGGTAAAAATTTTAAAAAAGTTAGAAAGAAAACATGGATCTTTAGATGATATAAAATTATTAGAAGAAATTTCTGAAAATTTAGGTCCCGGAAAAACTTTTTGTGCTCATGCGCCAGGAGCTGTTTCTCCTTTAAAGAGTGCAATAAAATATTTTCGTACTGAGTTTGAAGCTGGTACAATTTTGTTTCCAAAATATTTTCAAAATATTTTAGTATAGTTTAGGTTTTTAATTTATAAATTTAAAATTTAATAAATATTTTTTTAAAAAATTATTTTTTTTAAAAAAAATAAAAAATTTATTTAGAGAAATTTTGGAGAATAGATAATTTATGTTTTCAATTTATATTGATGGAAAAAAATTTTCTATCGAATATCAACAAAATTTATTAGAAGTTTTTTTATCTCTTGGTTTTAATATTCCATATTTTTGTTGGCATCCTTGTTTAGGGAGTATTGGATCTTGCAGGCAATGTGCAATAAAATTATATCGAAATAAGGAAGATAATATTGGAACAGTAGTTATGTCTTGTATGATATCTGTTTATCCTGAAATGAAAGTTTCAATTTTAGATCCTGAAGTTACAAAATTTAGGAAAAGTATAATTGAATTTATGATGTTGAATCATCCTCATGATTGTTTAATATGTTCTGAAGGAGGTAAATGTCATTTGCAAGATATGACAATCTTAAATAAACATTATAAAAGACGTTATCATTTTAAAAAACGTACTTTTTCTAATCAATTTTTAGGTTTTTTTATTAAACAAGAAATGAATCGTTGTATTACATGTTATAGATGTGTGAGATATTATAAAGATTATGCAGGGGGTAAAGATTTTGGAGTATATGGGGTTAGTAATAATATATTTTTTGGACGTTTAGAAGATGGATGTTTAGAAAGTGAATTTTCAGGAAATTTAATTGATATATGCCCTACTGGAGTATTTACAGAAAAAGAAAATAAAAAAAAATATTCTCGAAAATGGGATATTAAATATACTCCGAGTATTTGTCAACATTGTAGTATTGGATGTAATATTAGTATAGGGATTCAATATAAAAAAATGTGTAGTATTGAAAATCGTTTTAATTTTGATATTAATCAACATTTTTTATGTGATTTGGGGCGTTTTGGGTATAGTTATTTAAATAATCAAAAATTTTCAAAATTACCTATATTATTTTCAAATAAGGAAAAAAAAAGAATATTATATGAAGATGCGATAAAATTAATTTTACAATGGAAAAAAAAAAATTTATATAATATTGCCGGGATAGGGTCATCAAGAGCTAGCTTAGAAAGTAATTTTGCTTTATATAATTTAGTAGGAAAAAAAAATTTTTCTTCTGGAATGCCTAAAAAACTACAAAATTGTATTTCTTTGATTACAAAAATTTTAAAAAATAGTGATATTACTATTCCTACTATTTCAGAAATTGAAACATATGATGTTATTTTAATTTTAGGAGAAGATTTAACACAAACAGCTTCTCGTGCAGCTTTAGCTGTTCGTCAAGCTATAAAAAATGTTTTTTTAAGAAAAAAAAATATTAATAATATTGAATCATGGAATTCAGAAGCACTTAAAACTATTTTTCAAAATAAAAAAAATTTTTTATTTATTACAAATACTGATATTACTAAATTAGATGATATTAGTCAATATAGTTATTATGCCCCAGTACATGAACAAGTAAAATTTGGTTGTTTAATTTTAGAGTGTTTACAAGAATTATATTTAAAAAAATCTTTAAATATAAAAAAATATCCTTCAAAAGTAATTGAAATTTCTAAAACTTTAATTCTAGCAAAAAAACCTTTATTAATTTCTGGTTCTAGTAATTTAAATATTTCTTTAATAAAAATCACTTATAATATAGCTCTTTTTTTAAAGAAGAAAAAATTTTTAGTGGGTTTAGCTTTATTTGTATCTTCTGTAAATAGTATTGGGGTTTCTATATTTAATGGAATACCTTTAGAAAGTATTTTTAAAAGAATATTAAAAAGAAAAATTAATTTTTTGATTATTTTAGAGAATGATCTTTCTAGATTTTTTACATCAAAAAAAATAGTTAAAATAATGCAGTTTGTTAAAAATATAATTATTTTTGATCATCAGAAAAATAAAATAACTAAAAATTCTAATATTTTTTTTCCTTGTGCAAATTTTTCTGAAAGTACAGGAACTGTAATAAATTATGAAGCTAGAGCTCAAAGATTTTTTAAAGTTTATAATTATAACATTCATAAGAAAAAAAAAATTCTTTTAGAAAGTTGGAAGTGGATACAAGCTATTAAGAAAGAAGAAACTCAGATTATTACAATTAAGAATTATAAATTAGATCAATTGTTATCAAAATGTATAAATATTTTTCCTGAATTATATTTTTTAAAAAAAGCCTCTCCAAGTTCTTCATATCGTATTTTTCATCAAAAAATTTTACGTTCAACAAAACGTGTTAGTGGATTAACTTCTTCTTTAAATATAAATTCTTCAAAATATTTAAATTCTCAAGATTTAGATTCTATGTTTACTTTTTCGACCGAAGGATCAAATCAAACTGGAGAAGATTTTTCGCATATTCCTTTTTCGTGGGAACCTCGTTGGAATTCTTTACAATCTTTTTATAAATCTAAAGCATATTCTTTAAAAAAAAAACTAAAAAATAAAAATGGAAGTTTGTTATTTTCTCATATGAAAAAAGATTTTAATTTTATGTTACCATTTTTTTCAAAAATTTCTTCGTCTTCTCAAATTTCTAAAAAATTTATAATAATACCTTATTATAAATTGTTAGGAAGTGAAGAAATAAGTCAAAATTCTTTTGAAATTAAATGTATTAATATGAAGAGTTATATAGTTTTAAATTTTTTAGACAGTTTATTATTAGAATTAAAAAAAAATGATTGGATAGAATTTACAATCTTATCTAAAAAATTTAAATTTCCTATTTTATTATCAAAAAAAATTAATTCTGGGTATATTGGATTTCCTATTGGTATTTTAAATTTACCAATTTCTTTTATTGGACGGAGAATTTCAAATTTTAAAAAGGTGATAAAGAAATGATTTTCTTTAGTATATTAACAAATTTTCTGTATAAATTTTTTATAATTTTTATAGTTTTGATATGTATAATTTTTTGTGCTTCGATGTTAAGTATTGTTGAAAGAAAATTTTTAGCTTATTTTCAAAATCGTATTGGTCCGAATCGAGTTGGATGGAACGGATGGCTTCAATTATTAGCAGATGGTATAAAAATTTTATTTAAAGAAGATTGGATTCCTCCCTTTAGTGATCAGTATATTTTTTGTATTGCTCCTTTAATTTCTTTTTTGACATTGTTATTTGTATTATTTACTATTCCAATAAAAAAAAATTTTTTTATTGTAGATTTAAATATTGGTATATTATTTTTTTTTATGATGACTTCAATTTCTGTTTATGGAATTTTATTAGCAGGTTGGTCTAGTCAAAATAAATATTCTTTATTAGGTGCAATTCGAGCTTCTGCTCAAATGTTAAGTTATGAAATTTTTTTAGGTTTATCTACAATGGGAGTAATTGCTCAATCTGGTTCATTTAATTTAATAAAAATTATTAATAGTCAAAAAATAATATGGAATGTTATACCTCAATTTTTTGGCTTTATCACTTTCTTTATTGCAATTTTAGCAATTTGTCATCGACATCCTTTTGATCAACCAGAATCAGAACAAGAATTGTCTGATGGATATCATATTGAATATTCAGGAATGAAATTTGGAATGTTTTTTATTGGTGAATATATTTCAATGATTACTGGTGCTTCTATGATTACAATTTTATTTTTTGGCGGTGGAAATGGTCCTATTTTTCCTGAATATGTTTGGTTTATTTTAAAAACTTTTTTTTGTATATTATTTTTTATTTTATGTCGAGCTTCTTTACCTCGCCCTAAATACATTCATGTTATGAAATTTAGTTGGAGAATATGTTTACCATTAACATTATTAAATTTATTTTTTACTGCTTTTTTTATTTTATATTTTAAAAAATAATTAAGGAAATTTATGTTTATTAAAATTTTTTTTTTACAAATATATAGTCAGATTCGTAGTTTATATTTAATATTTTGTAATATTTTTCAAGCTTCTGAAACTCGATTATATCCAGAAGAATCTTTAAAATTATCTTCAAGATATAGAGGTAGAATTGTATTAACTCGAACTAAAACTGGAGAAGAACGTTGTGTAGCATGTGGTTTATGTGCCGCTGTATGTCCTGTTTCTTGTATTTCATTACAGAAAACTGAAGATAAGACTGGTCGCTGGCGTTCTGAATTTTTTCGTATTAATTTTTCTAGATGTATTTTCTGTGGTTTATGTGAGGAAGCTTGTCCTACTTTAGCAATTCAATTAATTCCAGATGTAGAATTAGGTGATTATGAATATAAAAATTTAATATATGAAAAAAAAGATCTTTTAATTTCTGGAACTGGAAAATATGACGATTATGATTATTATAGCTTTTCAGGAGTTACTTTAAAAAAAACAAAAATTAAAAAATTTTTTCATAAAAAAAAAAATGTAGATATAAAATCTTTATTACCATAATTAAATATGAGGATTTTTTTATGAATTTTTTATTTTATTTTTTAACTTTTTTTTCTATTTTTTTTACAGTATTAGTATTATACGTTCGTCATCCAATGTATATGTTATTATTTTTTATTTTATCTTTATTTTCTATTTCTGGAATATTTTTTTTAATTGGGGATTTTTTTGTTGGAGCAATAGAAATTATTATTTATGCTGGAGCTATTATGGTTCTTTTTTTATTTATTTTAATGTTAATTAATATAAAAAAAGAAAGTAAAAAAAAAATTTTCAAAAGAAAAAAAATTTTATATTATATAATTTTAATTATTTTTTTAGTGTGTTTTTTTTGTTATAACATATTTTTTTTATTAAATTATTGGAATATAAAATTTTTTTATAAAACTTTTTCTTTAAAAAGTATTGGTATTTATTTATTTCGTAAACATCTTTATATAGTAGAATTATCTTCGTTAATTCTTTTTACAGCAACAATTTTAGTATGTTTTTTTATCACAATATATAAAAAAAATTTATTAATTTCTAAACAGGATAAATAAAACAAATGATTTCATTATATAATAGTATTTTTTTTTCCTTAATATTATTTTTCTTAGGATTTATCTCTTTAATTATACGAAGAAATTTTTTTTTTATGTTAATTAGTTTAGAGATTATGACTAATTCTATTGCATTTTTATGGGTGATAGTAGGAAAATATTGGGGAAATATTGAAGGTCAAATTATGTATATAGTAATTGTTACTATAGCAGCTTCTGAAGCTAGTGTAGCTTTAATGATAATGTTGAATATTTATCAAAAATATAAAACATTGAATATTAATAAATTAAGTGAGAATAATAAATGATATTTGTGCCTTTAGCTGTTTTGTTTCCTTTTATAAGTTTTTTATGTTTAATTTTTAATCAAAATTTTTATTCAAAAAAAAATGTTTGTATAATTGGAGTATTTTTTGTTTTTTTGTCATTTTTATGTTCCTTAAAAATTATTTTTTTTTTATATTTTAATCCTCATATAATAAAAATTCCATTATGGACGTGGTTAAAATATAAGCAATTTAGTATCAATTTTAATTTTGTTTTAGATCGGAAAGTTTCATTATTAATTAGCATGGTGACATTAGTTGGATTTTTAGTAAATATTTTTTCGATTTGGTATATTCGTAAAAAAGATAATATTTCGAAATATTTTGCATATACAAATTTGTTTATTACTTGTATTGAAATTTTAATTTTATCTGATAATTTATTATTAATGTATTTTAGTTGGGAAGCTGCTGGATTTTGTTCATATTGTTTAATAGGATTTTATTCTGATAATATTAAAAATGGATATTCTGCATTAAAAGCTTATTTATTAACACGTTTTTCCGATTTTTTTTTATTGATAGCTATATTTTTAATTTTTTATAAATTTCATAATTTAAATTTTTTAGTATTAAAAAATATTTTTTTGAAAAATAATTTTATTTTTAAAAATTCTTTTTACAATAATAGTATTGCTTTATTTTTATTATTAGGAGCAATTGGTAAATCAGCTCAAATTCCATTCCATGTTTGGTTATTAGATGCAATGGTTGGTCCTACACCAGTATCTGCTTTGATACATGCAGCTACTATGGTGACAGTAGGAATTTATTTAATTATGAAAACTTTTTATTTTTTCATAATTTCTCCTTATATTTTAAATTTTATGACTTGTATTGGTATTATTACTTTATTATTTTCTAGTTTTACTGCAATTTTCCAAAACAGTTTAAAAAAAATTTTAGCATATTCTACTATTAGTCAATTAGGTTATATTTTTGTAGCATTAGGTCTTAAAAATATTCAAGTTGCTTTTTTACATTTATTTTTTCATTCTTTTTTTAAATCTTTATTATTTCTTTCTGCTGGTTCTATAATAAAATTAATGAATTATGAACAAAATATTTTTAAAATGAGAATTTCAT of the Buchnera aphidicola (Nippolachnus piri) genome contains:
- the nuoK gene encoding NADH-quinone oxidoreductase subunit NuoK: MISLYNSIFFSLILFFLGFISLIIRRNFFFMLISLEIMTNSIAFLWVIVGKYWGNIEGQIMYIVIVTIAASEASVALMIMLNIYQKYKTLNINKLSENNK
- a CDS encoding NADH-quinone oxidoreductase subunit L, which codes for MIFVPLAVLFPFISFLCLIFNQNFYSKKNVCIIGVFFVFLSFLCSLKIIFFLYFNPHIIKIPLWTWLKYKQFSINFNFVLDRKVSLLISMVTLVGFLVNIFSIWYIRKKDNISKYFAYTNLFITCIEILILSDNLLLMYFSWEAAGFCSYCLIGFYSDNIKNGYSALKAYLLTRFSDFFLLIAIFLIFYKFHNLNFLVLKNIFLKNNFIFKNSFYNNSIALFLLLGAIGKSAQIPFHVWLLDAMVGPTPVSALIHAATMVTVGIYLIMKTFYFFIISPYILNFMTCIGIITLLFSSFTAIFQNSLKKILAYSTISQLGYIFVALGLKNIQVAFLHLFFHSFFKSLLFLSAGSIIKLMNYEQNIFKMRISYKKIKIIYFSFLIGCLSLCSFPFLTSSFYSKEKILYLAWNSKNFCLFFLLLLGIFFTSVYTFRMFLNVFHMNISKKFLFKKNSVFQNIPLIILNILCFSEIYFIVQKFLYPKMFFSEFCFFSFYIMFFSFFVSFLGFFLVYFFYINPKNSFFIFLQIFYQKTIQKIVLKDWYLQFFYEKIFFYIYESCFIKIKKKKLEKFFNIFSYIIFFLNKKFLKIEQKNMFGYFGVLITFLFIIFFICFINSFYLFNRF